A single genomic interval of Gemmatimonadota bacterium harbors:
- a CDS encoding glutamine--tRNA ligase/YqeY domain fusion protein: MATTEDAPTDFIREIVREDVKNGKHKKIVTRFPPEPNGYLHIGHAKAFCLDFGLAEEFDGQCNLRFDDTNPDREDTEYVESIQEDLKWMGFDWGDGLYFASDYFDQLYNYAVELIMQGKAYVCDLSPQEIREYRGTVTEPGKNSPYRNRTVSENLDLFERMKNGELPDGACTLRAKADMASPNMNMRDPVMYRIKHTSHHRTGDKWCIYPMYDWAHGQSDAIEQVTHSLCSIEFAEHRPLYDWYIQQLEIFPSRQIEFARLNITYTLTSKRMLTQLVERGLVNGWEDPRMPTLSGMRRRGIPPQAIKNFIWRVGMNRRDTTAEIDLFEFYIREHLNKVAPRVMGVIDPLKVVIENYPEGEEETFEAMINPEDPDAGTRPVPFSRELYIEREDFMEDPPRKFYRLAPGREVRLRAACYITCQDVVKDDDGNIIELRCTWDPESRGGTTPDKRRVRSTLHWVSAKHALEAEVRLFDRLFMTENPTRTEDGQDFTDNLNPDSLEVRPTCYVEPSMKGADVGSVVQFERLGYFCVDPDSSDEKLVLNRTITLRDTWARMRSGK; this comes from the coding sequence CGAGGAATTTGACGGCCAGTGCAATCTCCGGTTTGACGACACCAATCCAGACCGGGAAGACACCGAATACGTCGAGTCTATCCAGGAAGATTTGAAATGGATGGGCTTTGATTGGGGCGACGGATTGTACTTTGCCTCTGACTATTTTGACCAACTCTACAATTATGCAGTGGAACTCATTATGCAGGGAAAAGCCTATGTTTGCGACTTGAGTCCGCAGGAAATACGCGAATACCGCGGAACAGTGACAGAACCGGGGAAAAACAGCCCCTATCGCAATCGCACCGTGTCGGAAAATCTCGATCTATTTGAGCGAATGAAAAATGGAGAACTTCCCGATGGCGCGTGTACATTGCGCGCAAAAGCCGATATGGCATCGCCAAATATGAACATGCGCGATCCCGTCATGTATCGGATCAAACACACATCGCACCATCGCACAGGCGACAAATGGTGTATTTATCCAATGTACGATTGGGCACACGGGCAATCCGACGCCATAGAGCAAGTCACGCACTCGCTGTGCAGCATCGAATTTGCAGAACACCGCCCCCTGTACGATTGGTACATCCAGCAATTGGAAATTTTCCCCTCGCGGCAAATCGAATTTGCGCGGTTGAATATCACCTACACATTGACCAGCAAGCGCATGTTGACCCAACTGGTCGAGCGCGGTCTCGTAAACGGATGGGAAGACCCGCGCATGCCCACGCTTTCGGGAATGCGACGACGCGGGATACCGCCGCAAGCCATTAAAAATTTTATCTGGCGCGTGGGAATGAACCGGCGGGATACAACCGCGGAAATAGATTTGTTTGAATTCTATATTCGCGAACACCTGAACAAAGTCGCGCCCCGGGTAATGGGCGTGATTGACCCCTTAAAAGTGGTCATTGAAAACTATCCCGAAGGCGAAGAAGAGACATTTGAAGCGATGATTAATCCCGAAGACCCCGATGCCGGCACACGTCCCGTGCCTTTTTCCCGGGAATTGTACATCGAACGGGAAGATTTTATGGAAGATCCCCCGCGCAAATTTTACCGTCTTGCCCCTGGACGCGAAGTGCGACTGCGCGCGGCGTGTTATATCACTTGTCAGGATGTTGTAAAAGATGATGACGGCAACATAATCGAACTGCGCTGCACCTGGGACCCAGAAAGTCGCGGCGGCACAACACCCGATAAACGCAGGGTTCGCTCAACTCTGCACTGGGTATCTGCCAAACACGCACTGGAGGCCGAAGTGCGATTATTTGATCGGCTGTTCATGACGGAAAACCCAACCCGAACGGAAGATGGACAGGATTTTACGGACAACTTAAATCCCGACTCATTGGAAGTGCGTCCAACCTGTTATGTCGAGCCGAGCATGAAAGGCGCAGATGTTGGCAGCGTGGTCCAATTCGAACGCCTGGGCTATTTCTGTGTCGATCCAGACTCATCAGATGAAAAGCTTGTATTAAACCGAACGATCACCCTGCGCGACACCTGGGCGAGGATGAGAAGTGGGAAGTAA